A part of Diprion similis isolate iyDipSimi1 chromosome 12, iyDipSimi1.1, whole genome shotgun sequence genomic DNA contains:
- the LOC124412838 gene encoding protein pygopus, which yields MSHNITDMPPYARMPLGGMGMGVGLGNNAPHPEPPPHPHPPPPPPSGGNPKKKRRTNANVSQPPPQPPPSVQDLLPPPLTGYGDTIVASNPFDDTPPPSTPSAMMHGGPPHMHPHHPHHMGGPPMRGMSPLASMGGMSPMMQHNMGGMSPMGNSPMGNHMNHMGGMSPMNHAPMGGMSPMNNMGPGPMNSMNNHMNIAHMGNSQLSGPPMGSPMNSMNSGPMGSPMNNMGHSMGSPMGGPLGSPMNNMGGPNHMSNGPMNMNNMNSHLPPNSPLNRPPMNNVNSPLGHNGPQSHPQHMGANPNNLGRPMNGPINTMGSMGPNNMNMAGPNQMNNMNMGGPQMNNMSNMNMSHHNQMGHMGGPMGPMGGNMGGGPPMGHPMSMAGPMPPHGFQGPPGMGTKPMPVSAGKIYPADQPMVFNPQNPNAPPIYPCGVCHKEVHDNDQAIPCESGCNFWFHRGCTGLSEAAYQLLTAEVYAEWVCDKCLHTKNIPLVKIKP from the exons ATGAGCCATAATATCACAGACATGCCACCCTATGCAAGGATGCCACTGGgggggatggggatgggggTTGGGCTCGGGAACAACGCCCCCCATCCTGAACCCCCTCCTCATCCCCACCCGCCACCCCCTCCGCCGTCTGGAGGAAACCCCAAGAAGAAGCGGCGGACCAATGCCAACGTTTCTCAACCTCCGCCACAGCCACCCCCCAGCGTACAg GATCTCCTACCACCACCTTTAACCGGATACGGTGATACAATAGTCGCAAGTAATCCATTCGACGATACACCGCCACCGAGCACACCTAGTGCGATGATGCATGGGGGTCCACCTCACATGCATCCTCATCACCCGCATCACATGGGTGGACCACCGATGAGAGGGATGAGTCCTTTAGCTTCAATGGGGGGTATGAGCCCCATGATGCAACACAACATGGGCGGAATGAGCCCGATGGGCAATTCCCCGATGGGTAATCATATGAACCATATGGGAGGAATGTCGCCGATGAACCATGCTCCAATGGGCGGTATGAGCCCCATGAATAACATGGGACCAGGCCCAATGAACAGCATGAACAATCACATGAATATTGCTCACATGGGAAATTCCCAACTTAGCGGTCCGCCAATGGGGAGTCCTATGAACAGTATGAACAGTGGGCCGATGGGAAGTCCCATGAACAATATGGGGCATAGTATGGGTAGCCCTATGGGCGGCCCTCTTGGATCTCCAATGAACAACATGGGAGGGCCGAACCACATGTCAAACGGGCCGatgaatatgaataatatgaaCAGTCATTTGCCGCCTAATAGCCCGTTGAACAGACCTCCTATGAATAACGTCAACAGTCCACTAGGACATAACGGACCTCAGTCACATCCACAGCACATGGGCGCGAATCCCAATAATTTGGGAAGGCCAATGAACGGACCCATCAATACAATGGGATCAATGGGTCCTAACAACATGAATATGGCCGGTCCTAATCAAATGAATAACATGAACATGGGGGGACCGCAGATGAACAACATGTCCAATATGAATATGAGCCATCATAACCAAATGGGGCACATGGGTGGACCAATGGGACCTATGGGAGGAAATATGGGTGGTGGGCCACCCATGGGACATCCCATGAGTATGGCTGGGCCCATGCCTCCTCATGGATTCCAAGGACCTCCAGGGATGGGCACAAAGCCTATGCCTGTTTCTGCGGGAAAG ATTTACCCAGCCGACCAACCAATGGTGTTCAATCCACAAAATCCAAATGCACCTCCTATATACCCGTGCGGAGTTTGCCATAAAGAAGTACACGACAACGATCAAGCTATCCCTTGTGAATCTGGATGTAATTTCTGGTTCCATAG agGTTGCACGGGTCTCTCAGAAGCAGCATATCAGTTGCTAACAGCAGAAGTTTACGCAGAGTGGGTTTGCGACAAGTGCTTACACACGAAAAATATACCTCTCGTCAAAATCAAGCCATAA